In one window of Limisphaerales bacterium DNA:
- a CDS encoding DUF4160 domain-containing protein, whose product MPEISRFYGIVIRMYFGDHSPPHFHAIYGSNKATVDIEMLTFIKGKLPPRASSLVIEWAALHQDELHAAFRLAQAMEAPGKITPLD is encoded by the coding sequence ATGCCTGAAATTTCGCGCTTTTACGGCATCGTGATCCGAATGTATTTTGGAGATCATTCGCCACCGCATTTTCACGCAATCTACGGGAGCAACAAAGCCACGGTCGACATTGAGATGCTGACATTCATCAAGGGTAAACTCCCTCCAAGAGCAAGCAGCCTCGTCATCGAATGGGCTGCGTTGCATCAGGATGAATTGCACGCGGCATTTCGTTTGGCGCAGGCAATGGAGGCTCCGGGAAAAATCACCCCGTTGGATTAA
- the purH gene encoding bifunctional phosphoribosylaminoimidazolecarboxamide formyltransferase/IMP cyclohydrolase, with translation MAKIQRALISVSDKDGLLPFAKTLAEAGVEILSTGGTARVMREAGLTVIDVSDYTGFPEMMDGRVKTLHPKVHGGLLHLRGNAEHEAACTEHGIQPIDLVVVNLYPFEETVAKPDATLADAIENIDIGGPSMLRSAAKNHESVTVITDPEDYDVVAAQIKSDGNTTLELRRTLAAKVYARTAEYDAAIASHLQNAFSDEEASDDLPAELVVQASLAQTLRYGENPHQRAGLYGKFGEYFEQLHGKALSYNNILDATAAANLICEFTEDAPTLAILKHTNPCGLGQGASLREAWGRAFATDNQAPFGGIIAVNQPLDGDCAEAIAEIFSEVIIAPDFTDEAKAILQKKKNLRLLRMLKNPFTAVAWDVRNTGAESFLVQERDIKTTTADDLKVVTERAPSDDEMAAMLFGWRVVKHVKSNAIVYCGPGATLGIGAGQMSRIDSSRIAIWKAGEAKLSLEGSVVCSDAFFPFADGLIAAAEAGATAAIQPGGSKRDEEVIAAANERGMAMVFTGARHFRH, from the coding sequence ATGGCGAAGATTCAACGTGCTCTTATTTCGGTCTCGGACAAGGACGGCTTGCTGCCGTTTGCAAAAACGCTGGCGGAAGCCGGAGTGGAAATTCTCAGCACCGGCGGCACCGCGCGTGTGATGCGCGAGGCAGGCCTCACGGTCATCGATGTCAGTGATTACACCGGCTTTCCTGAGATGATGGATGGTCGTGTGAAAACGCTGCACCCCAAAGTGCACGGCGGCCTGCTGCACCTGCGCGGCAACGCCGAGCATGAGGCGGCCTGTACCGAGCACGGGATTCAGCCGATCGATCTGGTGGTGGTGAACCTGTATCCGTTTGAGGAAACCGTCGCCAAGCCGGATGCCACGTTGGCCGATGCCATCGAAAACATCGACATCGGCGGCCCCTCGATGCTCCGCAGCGCGGCGAAGAATCACGAGAGCGTGACGGTCATTACCGATCCCGAAGATTACGATGTGGTTGCCGCACAAATCAAATCCGACGGCAACACCACGCTGGAATTGCGTCGCACACTTGCTGCCAAAGTCTACGCCCGCACCGCCGAGTACGACGCCGCCATCGCGTCGCATTTGCAAAATGCGTTTAGTGATGAAGAGGCCTCTGATGATTTGCCCGCCGAATTGGTGGTGCAAGCGTCGCTCGCACAAACGCTGCGTTACGGCGAAAACCCCCACCAACGCGCCGGCCTCTATGGGAAATTTGGCGAGTACTTTGAGCAACTGCACGGCAAGGCGCTTTCGTACAACAACATCCTCGACGCCACGGCAGCAGCGAATTTAATCTGCGAATTTACCGAGGATGCGCCGACGCTGGCCATTCTCAAACACACTAATCCGTGCGGACTGGGACAAGGCGCGAGCTTGCGCGAGGCTTGGGGTCGCGCCTTCGCCACCGATAACCAAGCGCCTTTTGGCGGCATCATCGCCGTGAACCAACCGCTTGACGGCGACTGCGCCGAGGCGATTGCGGAAATTTTCAGCGAAGTCATTATCGCACCGGATTTCACCGACGAAGCGAAAGCCATTTTGCAGAAGAAAAAAAATCTGCGCCTGTTGCGGATGCTGAAGAATCCTTTCACCGCTGTCGCGTGGGACGTGCGCAATACCGGCGCGGAATCGTTCCTCGTACAGGAACGCGACATCAAAACTACTACTGCTGATGATTTGAAAGTGGTAACCGAACGCGCGCCGAGCGACGACGAAATGGCCGCGATGCTTTTCGGTTGGCGCGTCGTGAAGCACGTTAAAAGCAACGCCATCGTTTACTGCGGCCCCGGCGCTACGCTCGGCATCGGCGCGGGCCAAATGAGCCGCATCGATTCCAGCCGCATCGCCATCTGGAAAGCCGGCGAAGCGAAGCTTTCACTTGAAGGAAGTGTGGTGTGCAGTGACGCATTCTTCCCCTTCGCCGACGGCCTCATCGCCGCCGCCGAAGCCGGTGCCACTGCCGCCATCCAACCCGGCGGCTCCAAGCGCGACGAAGAAGTCATCGCCGCCGCCAACGAACGCGGAATGGCAATGGTCTTCACCGGCGCACGGCACTTCCGGCATTGA
- a CDS encoding DUF2442 domain-containing protein codes for MNLIEVSPREGYGLFVRYDDGASGVVDLSAFVGKGVFSEWLKPGVFEQVQLAEAGHPEWPGEIDLCPDALYLQLTGKKPEEIFPALNRPSAHA; via the coding sequence ATGAATTTGATCGAGGTATCGCCACGGGAAGGCTATGGATTGTTTGTGCGCTACGATGACGGCGCAAGCGGTGTGGTTGATCTTTCTGCATTCGTTGGCAAAGGGGTGTTTTCTGAATGGCTAAAACCGGGAGTGTTTGAGCAGGTACAACTGGCCGAGGCGGGGCATCCCGAGTGGCCGGGGGAAATTGATCTTTGCCCGGACGCGCTTTACCTGCAGTTGACCGGGAAAAAGCCGGAGGAAATTTTTCCAGCCTTAAACCGCCCTTCGGCTCATGCCTGA